One segment of Streptomyces sp. YIM 121038 DNA contains the following:
- a CDS encoding polyprenol monophosphomannose synthase, with translation MSNGGGISEAADEGRQFGPLGQALVIIPTYNEAENIQAIVGRVRTAVPEAHVLVADDNSPDGTGKIADELAAEDDHVHVLHRKGKEGLGAAYLAGFSWGLEHGYGVLVEMDADGSHQPEELPRLLTALKGADLVLGSRWVPGGRVVNWPRSREFLSRGGSTYSRLLLDVPIRDVTGGYRAFRRETLEGLGLADVASQGYCFQVDLARRAIKAGYHVVEVPITFVERELGDSKMSRDIVAEALWRVTAWGVGERVGKALGRKPSGPRS, from the coding sequence GTGAGCAACGGCGGCGGGATCAGCGAAGCAGCGGACGAGGGACGGCAGTTCGGCCCGCTCGGCCAGGCCTTGGTGATCATCCCGACCTACAACGAGGCGGAGAACATCCAGGCGATCGTGGGCCGGGTGCGCACCGCTGTGCCCGAGGCGCACGTGCTCGTCGCCGACGACAACAGCCCCGACGGCACCGGCAAGATCGCGGACGAGCTGGCGGCCGAGGACGACCACGTCCACGTGCTGCACCGCAAGGGCAAGGAGGGCCTCGGCGCCGCCTACCTCGCGGGCTTCTCCTGGGGCCTGGAGCACGGCTACGGCGTCCTGGTCGAGATGGACGCCGACGGCTCGCACCAACCCGAGGAACTGCCGCGCCTGCTCACCGCCCTCAAGGGCGCCGACCTGGTGCTCGGCTCGCGCTGGGTGCCGGGCGGACGGGTCGTCAACTGGCCCAGGTCGCGCGAGTTCCTCTCCCGCGGCGGCAGCACGTACTCCCGTCTGCTCCTCGACGTGCCGATCCGCGACGTCACCGGCGGCTACCGCGCCTTCCGCCGCGAGACCCTGGAAGGGCTCGGGCTCGCCGACGTGGCCTCCCAGGGCTACTGCTTCCAGGTCGACCTGGCCCGGCGGGCCATCAAGGCGGGGTACCACGTCGTGGAGGTGCCCATCACCTTCGTGGAGCGCGAGCTCGGCGACAGCAAGATGAGCCGCGACATCGTCGCGGAGGCGCTGTGGCGGGTCACCGCCTGGGGCGTGGGGGAGCGGGTCGGCAAGGCCCTGGGCCGCAAGCCGTCCGGCCCCCGCTCCTGA
- a CDS encoding glycosyltransferase family 1 protein, which produces MRVVIVTESFPPDVNGVSHCALQTARQLVARGHDPLVIAPAAVPGAEPDGRAPCPVIRVPSLPLPGYPQVRVALPSRRLAAALSAHRAELVHLASPFVLGARGMTAAARQRIPTVAVYQTDLGGYARTYMGMGEATAWRRIRAVHAAADRTLAPSSAALSDLVAHGVPRVRLWPRGVDTERFHPSRRDEALRRELAPGGELLVGYVGRLAPEKHVELLARVCGLDGVRVVVVGDGPSRVALGTALPGALLLGRRTGGELARIFASLDVFVHTGPLETFCQTVQEAMASGVPVVAPAVGGPLDLVVPGRTGSLVPPGDAEAVRDAVWAMAADPGLRAAYGAAGRAAVEGRTWDAVGDQLVGHYEEVLAERTAVAA; this is translated from the coding sequence ATGCGTGTCGTCATCGTCACCGAGTCCTTCCCGCCCGATGTCAACGGCGTGTCGCACTGCGCCCTGCAGACCGCGCGGCAGCTCGTCGCCCGCGGCCACGACCCCCTCGTCATCGCCCCGGCCGCCGTGCCCGGGGCCGAGCCCGACGGCCGCGCGCCGTGCCCCGTCATCCGTGTGCCCTCGCTGCCGCTGCCGGGATACCCGCAGGTCAGGGTGGCGCTTCCGAGCCGCCGCCTGGCCGCGGCGCTGAGCGCGCACCGGGCCGAACTCGTCCACCTCGCCAGCCCGTTCGTGCTCGGTGCCCGGGGCATGACCGCCGCGGCCCGCCAGCGCATCCCCACCGTCGCCGTCTACCAGACCGACCTCGGCGGCTACGCGCGTACGTACATGGGCATGGGCGAGGCCACCGCGTGGCGGCGCATCCGGGCCGTGCACGCCGCCGCCGACCGCACGCTCGCGCCGTCCTCCGCGGCCCTCTCCGACCTGGTGGCCCACGGCGTCCCCCGGGTGCGCCTGTGGCCGCGCGGCGTGGACACGGAACGCTTCCACCCCTCGCGGCGCGACGAGGCGCTGCGGCGCGAACTCGCCCCCGGCGGCGAACTCCTCGTCGGCTACGTGGGACGGCTCGCCCCGGAGAAGCACGTCGAGCTCCTGGCACGGGTGTGCGGCCTCGACGGAGTGCGCGTGGTCGTCGTGGGCGACGGGCCGAGCAGGGTCGCGCTGGGCACGGCGCTGCCGGGCGCGCTGCTGCTCGGGCGCCGTACCGGCGGCGAACTCGCCCGGATCTTCGCCTCCTTGGACGTCTTCGTGCACACCGGGCCCCTGGAGACGTTCTGCCAGACCGTGCAGGAGGCCATGGCCAGCGGCGTTCCGGTGGTCGCCCCGGCCGTGGGCGGGCCGCTCGACCTGGTCGTCCCCGGCCGCACCGGGAGCCTCGTCCCGCCGGGCGACGCCGAGGCCGTGCGCGACGCCGTCTGGGCCATGGCGGCCGACCCGGGCCTGCGCGCGGCGTACGGCGCCGCGGGGCGTGCCGCGGTCGAGGGGCGGACCTGGGACGCCGTCGGGGACCAGCTCGTCGGGCACTACGAAGAGGTCCTCGCGGAGCGCACGGCGGTGGCGGCGTGA
- a CDS encoding SGNH/GDSL hydrolase family protein: protein MSARTYVALGDSLTAGVGDPVDGAWRGWAALLAAGIGPPERPVEFHNLAVNGARTWDVLHRQTPEALALRPGLVSVVVGVNDTLRHTFDLHAVAARLDEVYGTLTGRGAALLTACLPNPGAMLGLPGALGRPLARRQRAVNAVVHALSERHGALHLHAADEEWVADRTLWSADRLHPGERGHRVFAARCHALLAAEGLAVGPAPGREPELPPPTRSASLWWLATAGTGWVARRCTDLLPQLLALAATEVQHGLCGTSGGLDVRAARSVAAALTGLTVAESRPEAA, encoded by the coding sequence ATGAGCGCCCGCACCTACGTGGCCCTGGGGGACTCGCTCACCGCGGGCGTGGGCGACCCCGTGGACGGCGCCTGGCGGGGCTGGGCGGCCCTGCTGGCCGCGGGCATCGGCCCGCCCGAACGGCCCGTGGAGTTCCACAACCTGGCCGTGAACGGCGCCAGGACCTGGGACGTCCTGCACCGCCAGACGCCCGAGGCGCTGGCCCTGCGCCCCGGCCTGGTGTCCGTCGTCGTGGGCGTCAACGACACGCTGCGCCACACCTTCGACCTGCACGCCGTGGCCGCCCGCCTCGACGAGGTCTACGGCACGCTGACCGGGCGCGGCGCCGCCCTGCTCACCGCCTGTCTGCCAAACCCCGGGGCGATGCTCGGGCTCCCCGGCGCCCTCGGCCGCCCGCTGGCCCGGCGTCAGCGCGCGGTGAACGCGGTCGTGCACGCGCTGTCGGAGCGCCACGGCGCGCTGCACCTGCACGCCGCCGACGAGGAGTGGGTGGCCGACCGCACCCTGTGGAGCGCGGACCGGCTGCACCCCGGCGAGCGCGGCCACCGGGTGTTCGCCGCCCGCTGCCACGCCCTGCTCGCCGCCGAGGGCCTGGCCGTCGGGCCCGCGCCCGGGCGCGAGCCCGAACTGCCGCCGCCCACCCGCTCGGCGAGCCTGTGGTGGCTGGCCACGGCGGGCACGGGGTGGGTCGCCCGGCGCTGCACCGACCTGCTGCCCCAGCTCCTCGCCCTGGCCGCGACGGAGGTGCAGCACGGGCTGTGCGGCACCAGCGGCGGCCTTGACGTACGGGCCGCGCGGTCGGTCGCGGCGGCGCTCACCGGGCTCACGGTCGCGGAGAGCCGGCCAGAGGCGGCGTGA
- a CDS encoding ankyrin repeat domain-containing protein: MGEALDPEVVELAGKIFDLARAGDTDALAAYVDAGVSVNLTNDSGDSLLMLAAYHGHAPAVRALVERGADVDRANDRGQTPLAGAVFKGADDVVRALVDGGADPAAGTPSAIDTARMFDKVELLTLFGAA, from the coding sequence ATGGGCGAAGCCCTCGACCCCGAGGTCGTGGAGCTGGCGGGCAAGATCTTCGATCTGGCGCGCGCCGGCGACACCGACGCCCTCGCCGCGTACGTCGACGCGGGCGTCTCCGTGAACCTGACCAACGACAGCGGCGACTCGCTCCTCATGCTCGCCGCCTACCACGGGCACGCGCCCGCGGTGCGGGCCCTCGTCGAGCGCGGGGCGGACGTCGACCGCGCCAACGACCGGGGCCAGACGCCCCTCGCCGGTGCCGTCTTCAAGGGCGCGGACGACGTGGTCAGGGCGCTCGTCGACGGGGGTGCCGATCCGGCCGCGGGCACGCCGTCGGCCATCGACACCGCACGGATGTTCGACAAGGTCGAGCTGCTCACGCTGTTCGGGGCCGCCTGA
- a CDS encoding glycosyltransferase — protein sequence MRHTGPLRIVRIANFVTPSSGGLRTALRELGRGYRAAGHEPVLIVPGERACVADTDQGRVVTVPGPELPGTGGYRVLADRRGVARLLERLAPDRLEVSDRTTLRWTGAWARRARVPAVMVSHEAADAVMRTWGLPPRLARRAADSLNSRTAYAYARVVCTTEWAEREFVRIGAGNVVRAPLGVDLRDRHPGLRDARLRAAHAREGDVLLLLCSRLSVEKRPGRALDALAELRGRGVRAVLVVAGDGPLRPRLEQRAGERRLPVTFLGHVADRAALGALQATADVCLAPGPCETFGLAALEALACGTPVVASASSALPEIVGGAGAVAADTADAFADAVQAVLGRPERDRRQRARARAEGFGWDAAVAAFLAAHDTGAVVEPKAPGAVALPGHGGAG from the coding sequence GTGCGCCACACGGGCCCCCTGCGCATCGTGCGCATCGCCAACTTCGTGACGCCCTCGTCGGGCGGTCTGCGCACCGCCCTGCGCGAGCTGGGCCGGGGCTACCGGGCCGCCGGGCACGAGCCCGTCCTGATCGTCCCCGGGGAACGAGCCTGTGTGGCCGACACCGACCAGGGGCGCGTCGTGACGGTGCCCGGGCCCGAACTGCCCGGTACGGGCGGCTACCGCGTCCTCGCCGACCGGCGCGGCGTGGCCCGCCTCCTGGAGCGCCTGGCCCCGGACCGCCTCGAAGTCTCGGACCGTACGACGCTGCGCTGGACCGGGGCGTGGGCGCGCCGCGCCCGGGTTCCGGCCGTGATGGTCTCCCACGAGGCCGCCGACGCCGTGATGCGCACCTGGGGACTGCCGCCGCGCCTGGCCCGGCGGGCCGCCGACTCCCTGAACTCCCGTACCGCGTACGCCTACGCGCGCGTGGTGTGCACCACCGAATGGGCCGAGCGCGAATTCGTCCGCATAGGGGCGGGCAATGTCGTACGGGCTCCCCTGGGGGTCGATCTGCGGGACCGGCACCCGGGGCTGCGGGACGCCCGGCTGCGCGCCGCCCACGCGCGCGAGGGCGACGTCCTGCTCCTGCTGTGTTCCCGGCTCTCGGTGGAGAAGCGGCCCGGAAGGGCTCTCGACGCCCTGGCGGAGCTGCGGGGGCGTGGCGTACGCGCGGTGCTCGTCGTCGCCGGGGACGGGCCGCTGCGCCCGCGCCTCGAACAGCGGGCCGGGGAGCGGCGGTTGCCGGTGACCTTCCTGGGGCACGTCGCCGACCGCGCCGCCCTCGGCGCGCTCCAGGCCACCGCCGACGTGTGTCTGGCGCCGGGGCCCTGCGAGACGTTCGGGCTCGCCGCCCTGGAGGCGCTCGCGTGCGGCACCCCCGTCGTGGCCAGCGCCTCGTCGGCGCTCCCGGAGATCGTGGGCGGGGCGGGAGCGGTGGCCGCCGACACGGCGGACGCGTTCGCGGACGCCGTCCAGGCCGTCCTCGGCAGGCCCGAGCGGGACCGGAGACAGCGCGCACGCGCGCGGGCTGAGGGCTTCGGCTGGGACGCCGCGGTGGCGGCGTTCCTGGCGGCGCACGACACGGGCGCCGTGGTGGAGCCAAAGGCCCCGGGGGCCGTGGCGCTGCCGGGGCACGGCGGTGCCGGATGA
- a CDS encoding RNA polymerase-binding protein RbpA has product MSERALRGTRLVVTSYETDRGIDLAPRQAVEYACQNGHRFEMPFSVEAEIPPEWECKVCGAQALLVDGDGPEEKKGKPARTHWDMLMERRTREELEEVLEERLAVLRSGAMNIAVHPRDSRKSA; this is encoded by the coding sequence ATGAGTGAGCGAGCTCTTCGCGGCACGCGCCTCGTGGTGACCAGCTACGAGACCGACCGCGGCATCGACCTGGCCCCGCGCCAGGCCGTGGAGTACGCATGCCAGAACGGACATCGATTTGAGATGCCGTTCTCGGTCGAGGCGGAGATCCCGCCGGAGTGGGAGTGCAAGGTCTGCGGGGCCCAGGCACTTCTCGTGGACGGCGACGGACCGGAGGAGAAGAAGGGCAAGCCCGCGCGTACGCACTGGGACATGCTCATGGAGCGCCGTACTCGAGAAGAGCTCGAGGAGGTCCTGGAGGAGCGCCTTGCGGTCCTCAGGTCCGGCGCGATGAACATCGCGGTGCACCCGCGTGACAGCCGCAAGTCCGCATAG
- a CDS encoding glycerophosphodiester phosphodiesterase: MTTRVRHPYLDHPGPLAFAHRGGAAEGLENTAAAFRRAVDQGYRYLETDVHATADGRLVAFHDATLDRVTDGTGGIADLPWREVSHARVAGREPVPLFEDLLEAFPEARWNVDVKAEPALVPLLDLIERASAWGRVCVGSFSEARVARAQRLAGPRLATSYGTRGVLALRLRSLGLPAVPRGSAVCAQVPEAQSGVRVVDHRFVRTAHARGLQVHVWTVNDPARMHALLDLGVDGIMTDDTETLRDVLKDRGTWV; encoded by the coding sequence GTGACCACGCGCGTACGCCATCCGTACCTCGACCACCCGGGGCCGCTGGCCTTCGCCCACCGGGGAGGCGCGGCCGAGGGCCTGGAGAACACCGCGGCGGCGTTCCGGCGCGCCGTCGACCAGGGCTACCGGTACCTGGAGACCGATGTGCACGCCACGGCGGACGGCCGGCTCGTGGCGTTCCACGACGCCACGCTCGACCGGGTCACGGACGGGACCGGCGGCATCGCGGACCTGCCCTGGCGCGAGGTGAGCCACGCGCGCGTGGCGGGCCGTGAGCCGGTGCCGCTCTTCGAGGACCTCCTGGAGGCGTTCCCCGAGGCGCGCTGGAACGTGGACGTGAAGGCCGAGCCCGCGCTCGTGCCGCTGCTCGACCTGATCGAGCGCGCCTCCGCGTGGGGCCGGGTCTGCGTCGGCTCGTTCTCGGAGGCGCGGGTGGCGCGGGCCCAGCGGCTCGCGGGCCCGCGCCTCGCCACGTCGTACGGCACGCGCGGCGTCCTGGCGCTGCGGCTGCGCTCCTTGGGGCTCCCCGCGGTGCCGCGGGGCTCCGCGGTGTGCGCGCAGGTGCCCGAGGCACAGTCGGGGGTCCGGGTGGTCGATCACCGCTTCGTGCGCACCGCCCACGCGCGCGGGCTCCAGGTCCACGTGTGGACGGTCAACGACCCGGCCCGGATGCACGCGCTGCTCGACCTGGGGGTCGACGGCATCATGACGGACGACACGGAGACGCTGCGCGACGTCCTCAAGGACCGCGGCACCTGGGTCTGA
- a CDS encoding PLP-dependent aminotransferase family protein: MAQWTSAVGSTQLARLLTSQQARPAGAGTRRPPAYRALADGIRLLVLEGRVPVAARLPAERELAVALSVSRTTVAAAYEALRTEGFLESRRGAGSWTAVPAGNPLPARGLEPLPPEAVGSMIDLGCAALPAPEPWLTRAVQGALEELPPYAHTHGDYPAGLPALRAMLAERYTARGIPTMPEQIMVTTGAMGAIDAICHLFAGRGERIAVESPSYANILQLMREAGARLVPVAMAEGLRGWDLDRWRQVLRDAAPRLAYVVADFHNPTGALADEDQRRQLVDAARSAGTVLVVDETMSELGLDDVEMPRPVCGFDPAGATVITVGSASKAFWAGMRIGWVRAAPDVIRSLVAARAYADLGTPVLEQLAVNWLLSTGGWREAVNVRREQARDNRDALVAAVRRELPGWEFEVPHGGLTLWVRTGGLSGSRLAEVGERVGVRVPSGPRFGVDGAFEGYVRLPFTVGGAVADEAAVRLAAAARLVEKGAGGGMQAPQSFVA; this comes from the coding sequence ATGGCTCAGTGGACATCGGCGGTGGGCTCGACCCAGCTCGCCCGGCTGCTCACCTCCCAGCAGGCGCGCCCGGCGGGCGCGGGCACCCGCCGTCCGCCCGCCTACCGCGCCCTCGCCGACGGCATCAGGCTCCTCGTCCTGGAAGGACGCGTCCCCGTGGCCGCGCGCCTGCCCGCCGAGCGGGAACTCGCGGTCGCGCTGTCCGTGAGCCGCACCACGGTCGCCGCCGCCTACGAGGCGCTGCGCACCGAGGGATTCCTGGAGTCCCGCAGGGGCGCGGGCAGCTGGACCGCCGTCCCGGCCGGGAACCCGCTCCCCGCGCGCGGGCTCGAACCCCTGCCGCCCGAAGCCGTCGGCTCCATGATCGACCTGGGCTGCGCGGCCCTGCCCGCCCCCGAGCCCTGGCTCACCCGCGCCGTGCAGGGCGCCCTGGAGGAGCTGCCTCCCTACGCCCACACCCACGGCGACTATCCGGCGGGGCTGCCCGCCCTGCGCGCCATGCTCGCCGAGCGCTACACCGCGCGCGGGATCCCGACCATGCCGGAACAGATCATGGTCACCACCGGCGCCATGGGCGCCATCGACGCGATCTGCCACCTCTTCGCGGGCCGCGGCGAGCGCATCGCCGTCGAGTCGCCCTCGTACGCCAACATCCTCCAGCTGATGCGCGAGGCGGGGGCCCGCCTTGTGCCCGTCGCGATGGCCGAGGGGCTGCGCGGCTGGGACCTGGACCGCTGGCGGCAGGTGCTGCGCGACGCCGCGCCGCGCCTCGCGTACGTCGTCGCGGACTTCCACAATCCGACCGGCGCGCTCGCCGACGAGGACCAGCGCCGGCAGCTCGTCGACGCGGCGCGCTCCGCGGGCACCGTCCTCGTCGTCGACGAGACCATGAGCGAACTCGGCCTCGACGACGTGGAGATGCCCCGCCCCGTCTGCGGGTTCGACCCCGCGGGCGCCACCGTCATCACCGTGGGCTCGGCCAGCAAGGCCTTCTGGGCGGGCATGCGCATCGGCTGGGTGCGGGCCGCGCCGGACGTGATCCGCAGTCTGGTGGCGGCGCGCGCGTACGCCGATCTGGGCACGCCCGTCCTGGAGCAGCTGGCCGTCAACTGGCTCCTGAGCACCGGCGGCTGGCGCGAGGCCGTGAACGTGCGCAGGGAACAGGCCCGCGACAACCGCGACGCGCTGGTCGCCGCCGTGCGCAGGGAGCTGCCCGGCTGGGAGTTCGAGGTGCCGCACGGCGGTCTGACCCTGTGGGTGCGCACCGGCGGCCTGTCCGGGTCGCGCCTGGCCGAGGTCGGCGAACGCGTCGGCGTCCGCGTGCCGTCCGGGCCCCGCTTCGGCGTGGACGGCGCTTTCGAGGGCTATGTACGGCTGCCGTTCACGGTCGGGGGAGCCGTCGCGGACGAGGCGGCGGTGCGCCTCGCGGCGGCCGCCCGCCTGGTGGAGAAGGGGGCGGGCGGAGGGATGCAGGCCCCGCAGTCGTTCGTGGCGTGA
- a CDS encoding biotin-dependent carboxyltransferase family protein codes for MTDRAFVVVRSGALTTVQDEGRPGHAHLGVPHSGALDRPAAALVNRLVGNPPEAAVLETTLNGCAVRPRCAVTVAVGGAPCPVTVDGRPAPWGMPVRVPAGALLDVGTAVSGVRGYLALSGGVAVEPVLGSRSTDLLSGLGPPPLTDGAVLPLGAAAPAHARVDVVPHPAPPGELVLRLTAGPRADWFTPGALRTLTTRTYRVASASNRIGLRTEGPPLERAVSGELPSEGMVLGAVQVPPDGRPVVFLADHPTTGGYPVVGVVRRADLAGAAQAAPGTPVRFVVTGALTPPLAGSPRP; via the coding sequence ATGACCGACCGGGCCTTCGTCGTCGTGCGCTCCGGAGCGCTGACCACCGTGCAGGACGAGGGGCGGCCCGGCCACGCCCACCTGGGGGTGCCGCACTCCGGAGCCCTCGACCGGCCGGCCGCCGCGCTCGTGAACCGTCTCGTCGGCAACCCTCCCGAAGCGGCCGTCCTGGAGACCACCCTCAACGGCTGCGCGGTGCGGCCCCGCTGCGCGGTCACCGTCGCGGTGGGCGGCGCGCCGTGCCCGGTGACGGTGGACGGCAGACCCGCCCCCTGGGGGATGCCGGTACGGGTGCCCGCCGGGGCCCTGCTCGACGTGGGAACCGCCGTCTCCGGAGTACGCGGATACCTCGCCCTGAGCGGCGGCGTGGCCGTCGAGCCGGTGCTCGGCAGCCGCTCCACGGACCTGCTCTCGGGCCTCGGGCCACCGCCGCTCACGGACGGGGCGGTACTCCCCCTGGGGGCCGCGGCCCCCGCTCACGCGCGCGTGGACGTCGTCCCCCATCCGGCGCCGCCGGGCGAACTGGTGCTGCGCCTGACGGCCGGGCCGCGTGCGGACTGGTTCACGCCCGGGGCGCTGCGGACCCTCACCACGCGCACGTACCGCGTGGCGTCGGCGAGCAACCGCATCGGCCTGCGCACGGAGGGGCCCCCGCTGGAGCGGGCGGTGAGCGGGGAACTGCCCAGCGAGGGCATGGTGCTCGGCGCGGTCCAAGTGCCGCCGGACGGCAGGCCCGTGGTGTTCCTCGCCGACCATCCGACCACGGGCGGCTATCCGGTGGTGGGCGTGGTGCGGCGCGCGGACCTGGCGGGAGCGGCGCAGGCGGCGCCGGGGACACCGGTGCGGTTCGTGGTCACGGGGGCGCTCACGCCGCCTCTGGCCGGCTCTCCGCGACCGTGA
- the fxsA gene encoding FxsA family membrane protein: protein MTTGAPPPLKPARPRRSRVLRFLPLGIAAWLVLEIWLLTVVAGASSGLTVFLLLVGGLVLGSFVIKRAGRRAFKNLSEGLRQQQQGLAPAPDQGGGSALTMLGGLLIILPGLISDVLGLLLLVPPLQKVLSRSAERAFERKLTAAAAAAPGGLGDAFQQARMHRPDGKVVQGEVIREDQPPTRPSGRPGDPQLPRS, encoded by the coding sequence ATGACGACTGGCGCACCGCCTCCCCTCAAGCCCGCACGGCCCCGGCGCTCCCGCGTCCTCAGGTTCCTTCCCCTCGGCATCGCCGCGTGGCTGGTCCTGGAGATCTGGCTGCTCACCGTGGTGGCGGGCGCGTCGAGCGGGCTGACCGTGTTCCTGCTGCTCGTGGGCGGCCTGGTGCTCGGCTCCTTCGTGATCAAGCGGGCCGGGCGCCGCGCCTTCAAGAACCTGAGCGAGGGCCTGCGACAGCAGCAGCAGGGCCTGGCGCCCGCGCCGGACCAGGGCGGCGGCAGCGCCCTGACCATGCTCGGCGGGCTCCTCATCATCCTGCCGGGCCTGATCTCGGACGTCCTGGGTCTGCTGCTGCTCGTGCCGCCGCTCCAGAAGGTCCTCAGCCGCAGCGCCGAGCGCGCCTTCGAGCGCAAGCTCACCGCGGCCGCGGCGGCCGCCCCCGGTGGCCTCGGCGACGCCTTCCAGCAGGCGCGGATGCACCGCCCCGACGGCAAGGTCGTCCAGGGCGAGGTGATCCGTGAGGACCAGCCCCCGACGCGTCCGAGCGGCCGTCCGGGCGACCCCCAGCTTCCCCGCTCGTAA
- a CDS encoding HEAT repeat domain-containing protein, protein MFEPVIAPSGTLLGLLQRGRGDGTLHALTAPRAEALAALDHCVLNDPRHDWQVENRSLYYARLYLDLNGELDAVERHLFDPEDALVTDDSRTGLALSVLGHLASYDRLDALRLLRRYAEYGSNWAWALDELALRDDDAALRALAGPVLARFSPDAEGEAALTVAVRDAFEPRPWRLWADDPRPEIGARVRAARERGSFDRWQRQLEPSGPRPGWSVKAVLDWAQEGLERGAALHVPAARCLSAVAGPEDRAEIIAAARYGADGARGTALRYLADVHDPDVLDLIEEAARSASSVVVEVAAETFERMRSVAAVQRARQWAGRPDVLGAAAGRVLACRGGAEDSQLVLAALREAVRGEGPDAPTLWPLVDGAGRLGICCAAPVLRHVYRETASSHLRGRAAGALAATDPSFAAGFAVECLWDCEETTREVAARHAETGDARVVARLRRLAADPAEEDEVQSAVRNRIGPDAPAV, encoded by the coding sequence ATGTTCGAACCGGTCATAGCGCCCAGCGGTACGCTGCTCGGCCTGCTGCAGAGGGGCCGCGGCGACGGCACCCTGCACGCGCTCACCGCACCCCGGGCCGAGGCGCTCGCCGCCCTCGACCACTGCGTGCTCAACGACCCGCGGCACGACTGGCAGGTGGAGAACCGCTCCCTGTACTACGCCCGCCTGTACCTCGATCTGAACGGTGAGCTCGACGCCGTCGAGCGCCATCTCTTCGACCCCGAGGACGCCCTGGTCACGGACGACTCGCGCACCGGCCTCGCGCTCTCGGTGCTCGGTCATCTCGCCTCGTACGACCGCCTGGACGCCCTCAGGCTGCTGCGCCGGTACGCCGAGTACGGCAGCAACTGGGCCTGGGCCCTGGACGAGCTGGCCCTGCGCGACGACGACGCGGCGCTGCGCGCTCTCGCCGGGCCCGTGCTCGCCCGCTTCTCACCCGACGCCGAGGGCGAGGCCGCCCTCACCGTCGCCGTCCGCGACGCCTTCGAGCCGCGGCCCTGGCGGCTGTGGGCCGATGACCCCCGCCCGGAGATCGGCGCCCGGGTGCGCGCCGCCCGCGAGCGCGGCTCCTTCGACCGCTGGCAGCGCCAGCTGGAACCGTCCGGGCCGCGGCCCGGCTGGAGCGTCAAGGCCGTGCTCGACTGGGCCCAGGAAGGGCTCGAACGCGGCGCCGCGCTGCACGTCCCCGCGGCCCGCTGCCTGAGCGCCGTCGCCGGGCCCGAGGACCGCGCCGAGATCATCGCGGCGGCGCGGTACGGCGCGGACGGGGCGCGCGGCACCGCCCTGCGCTATCTCGCCGACGTGCACGACCCCGATGTGCTCGACCTCATCGAGGAGGCGGCGCGGAGCGCGTCGTCCGTCGTCGTGGAGGTCGCCGCCGAGACCTTCGAGCGGATGCGCTCCGTCGCCGCCGTGCAGCGGGCCCGGCAGTGGGCCGGGCGCCCGGACGTGCTGGGCGCCGCCGCCGGGCGCGTGCTGGCCTGCCGGGGCGGCGCCGAGGACAGCCAGCTGGTGCTCGCCGCGCTGCGCGAGGCCGTGCGCGGCGAGGGGCCCGACGCGCCGACGCTGTGGCCGCTGGTCGACGGCGCCGGACGCCTCGGCATCTGCTGCGCGGCGCCCGTCCTGCGCCACGTCTACCGCGAGACCGCCTCCTCCCACCTCAGGGGCCGGGCCGCCGGGGCGCTCGCCGCCACCGACCCCTCCTTCGCCGCGGGCTTCGCCGTCGAGTGCCTCTGGGACTGCGAGGAGACCACCCGCGAGGTCGCCGCACGGCACGCGGAGACCGGCGACGCGCGCGTCGTCGCCCGGCTCAGGCGGCTCGCCGCCGATCCCGCCGAGGAGGACGAGGTCCAGTCCGCGGTGCGCAACCGCATCGGCCCGGACGCACCCGCCGTGTGA